A single window of Plectropomus leopardus isolate mb chromosome 12, YSFRI_Pleo_2.0, whole genome shotgun sequence DNA harbors:
- the usp33 gene encoding ubiquitin carboxyl-terminal hydrolase 33 isoform X1 yields the protein MPPASSCDCPHLDCVGEITKEELIQKSHGQCQDCKVGGPNLWACLENGCAYVGCGESHTDHSTVHSQETRHNLTVNLTTLRVWCYACGKEVFLERKLGPHSPHANRKPLTSPQNAGQDNSRAPGSPTSLRVPPNGGCEDLDMETEEEDELRARGLTGLKNIGNTCYMNAALQALSNCPPLTQFFLECGGMVRTDKKPALCKSYQKLVSDLWHKNRPSYVVPTNLFQGIKAINPMFRGYSQQDSQEFLRCLMDQLHEELKETLPEPYDQSNGITVDDGPEEDNHSQSDNDFQSCESCGSSERADNEVQGSNVMMEDTNEAEMLIPEQDEIQANREWQKEKNMINDLYRSGVNGVMGGSTGVDIDKDVDTTTEATPIISSQGAIKVQSRTSDSFPDIQMSNTTRPQSPVPMEGHIPKMSSSPPKAASGWPVLNPAHKKAAVTTFSPPKSKRQKKYRSVISDVFDGTIVSSVQCLTCDRVSVTLENFQDISLPIPGKEDLAKLHSATHQTSLVKAGSCGEAYAPQGWIAFVMEYIKSWFWGPVVTLQDCLAAFFARDELKGDNMYSCEKCKKLRNGVKFCKMQSLPEILCIHLKRFRHELMFSTKISTHVSFPLEGLDLQPFLAKDSSAQTTNYDLLSVICHHGTASSGHYIAYCRNDVNNLWYEFDDQSVTEVSESCVQNAEAYVLFYKKSNEDALKERRRVSGLFNMMEPSLLQFYISRQWLNKFKTFAEPGPISNDDFLCSHGGVPPNKATYIDDLVVMLPQNVWDHLYSRYGGGPAVNHLYVCHTCQIEIEKLEKRRKSELDMFVRLNKAFQEEESPVVIYCISMQWFREWEGFVKGKDNDPPGPIDNSKITVNKNGHLTLKQGADSGQISEETWNFLHSIYGGGPLVTVRPNISHQEAESSQSEEKIEMETRSV from the exons GAGACGAGGCACAACCTCACAGTGAACCTGACCACGCTTCGAGTGTGGTGCTACGCCTGCGGCAAGGAGGTTTTCCTGGAGCGTAAACTAGGTCCTCACTCTCCCCACGCCAACAGGAAACCCCTCACGTCTCCACAGAACGCTGGACAG GACAACAGCAGGGCCCCTGGGAGCCCAACCTCTCTGAGGGTGCCCCCTAATGGAGGCTGTGAAGACCTGGAcatggagacagaggaggaggacgagctGCGGGCCAGAG GCCTGACAGGACTGAAGAACATCGGCAACACCTGCTACATGAACGCTGCCCTCCAGGCCCTGTCCAACTG TCCGCCCTTGACACAGTTCTTTCTTGAATGTGGTGGCATGGTGAGGACGGATAAGAAGCCCGCACTCTGCAAAAGCTACCAGAAACTCGTGTCAGACCTTTGGCACAAGAACAG ACCCTCCTACGTGGTCCCGACCAACTTGTTCCAGGGGATCAAAGCCATAAACCCCATGTTCAGAGGATATTCTCAGCAG GACTCGCAGGAGTTTCTGCGCTGCTTGATGGATCAACTTCACGAGGAGCTGAAGGAGACGCTGCCCGAGCCCTATGACCAGTCCAATGGCATCACCGTGGACGACGGCCCCGAGGAGGACAATCACAGCCAATCAGACAACGACTTTCAGTCATGCGAGTCCTGCGGCAGCAGCGAGCGGGCTGATAATGAGGTGCAGGGCAGCAACGTGATGATGGAAGACACCAACGAGGCCGAGATGCTGATTCCTGAGCAGGACGAGATCCAAGCTAACAGGGAGTGGCAGAAAGAGAAGAACATGATTAACGACCTTTACCGCTCGGGAGTTAATGGCGTTATGGGTGGAAGCACTGGAGTGGACATAGACAAAGATGTTGACACCACCACTGAAGCCACGCCCATTATCAGCAGCCAGGGAGCCATCAAGGTTCAAAGCAGAACATCAG ATTCCTTCCCAGACATTCAAATGTCCAACACCACAAGACCACAGAGTCCAGTCCCAATGGAGGGACACATTCCCAAAATGTCCAGCAGCCCGCCCAAAGCTGCCTCAGGCTGGCCCGTCTTAAACCCTGCACACAAGAAAG CAGCAGTGACCACGTTCTCCCCACCAAAGAGCAAACGTCAGAAGAAATACCGCAGTGTCATCTCAGATGTGTTCGATGGGACCATCGTCAGCTCCGTTCAGTGCCTCACCTGTGATCGG GTTTCTGTGACCCTGGAGAACTTCCAGGATATCTCGTTGCCCATCCCAGGAAAGGAAGACCTGGCCAAGCTCCACTCGGCCACCCACCAGACCTCCCTGGTGAAAGCCGGCTCCTGTGGCGAAGCTTATGCACCGCAGGGCTGGATCGCATTTGTCATGGAATACATCAAGAG CTGGTTCTGGGGTCCAGTGGTTACGCTACAAGATTGTCTCGCAGCTTTCTTTGCCAGAGATGAACTAAAGG gaGACAACATGTACAGCTGTGAAAAATGCAAGAA ATTACGAAATGGAGTCAAGTTTTGTAAAATGCAAAGTTTGCCAGAG ATTCTGTGCATCCACTTAAAGCGCTTCAGGCACGAATTGATGTTCTCCACCAAGATAAGCACCCACGTTTCTTTCCCGCTCGAGGGCTTGGACCTGCAGCCTTTCCTGGCCAAAGACAGCTCCGCCCAGACCACCAACTATGACCTGCTGTCAGTCATCTGTCACCACGGCACTGCCAGCA GTGGCCACTACATAGCGTACTGCAGGAATGACGTGAACAATCTGTGGTATGAATTTGATGACCAAAGTGTCACCGAGGTGTCTGAATCCTGCGTCCAGAATGCTGAGGCTTATGTGCTCTTTTACAA AAAGAGCAACGAGGATGCACTGAAAGAACGTAGGAGGGTGTCGGGTTTATTCAACATGATGGAGCCCAGCCTGCTGCAGTTCTACATCTCCCGCCAGTGGCTTAACAAGTTCAAGACCTTCGCTGAGCCGGGACCTATTTCCAACGACGACTTCCTGTGTTCGCATGGAG GCGTGCCCCCCAACAAAGCGACGTACATCGATGACCTGGTTGTGATGCTGCCGCAGAACGTGTGGGATCACCTTTACAGCAG GTACGGAGGAGGACCAGCTGTCAACCACCTGTATGTTTGCCACACGTGCCAGATTGAGATAGAAAAACTAGAGAAACGGCGCAAGTCAGAGCTGGACATGTTTGTCAGG CTGAACAAGGCGTTCCAGGAGGAGGAGTCTCCAGTGGTCATATACTGCATCAGCATGCAGTGGTTTCGTGAGTGGGAGGGCTTTGTCAAAGGAAAAGACAATG ATCCTCCAGGGCCCATTGATAATTCCAAGATTACTGTAAACAAGAATGGCCATTTAACACTCAAACAAG GAGCCGACTCGGGACAGATCTCTGAAGAGACGTGGAACTTCCTCCACTCCATCTACGGCGGCGGTCCACTCGTGACGGTTCGGCCGAACATCAGCCACCAGGAAGCAGAATCATCACAGTCGGAGGAGAAGATCGAGATGGAGACGCGCTCTGTGTAA
- the usp33 gene encoding ubiquitin carboxyl-terminal hydrolase 33 isoform X2: MPPASSCDCPHLDCVGEITKEELIQKSHGQCQDCKVGGPNLWACLENGCAYVGCGESHTDHSTVHSQETRHNLTVNLTTLRVWCYACGKEVFLERKLGPHSPHANRKPLTSPQNAGQDNSRAPGSPTSLRVPPNGGCEDLDMETEEEDELRARGLTGLKNIGNTCYMNAALQALSNCPPLTQFFLECGGMVRTDKKPALCKSYQKLVSDLWHKNRPSYVVPTNLFQGIKAINPMFRGYSQQDSQEFLRCLMDQLHEELKETLPEPYDQSNGITVDDGPEEDNHSQSDNDFQSCESCGSSERADNEVQGSNVMMEDTNEAEMLIPEQDEIQANREWQKEKNMINDLYRSGVNGVMGGSTGVDIDKDVDTTTEATPIISSQGAIKVQSRTSDSFPDIQMSNTTRPQSPVPMEGHIPKMSSSPPKAASGWPVLNPAHKKAVTTFSPPKSKRQKKYRSVISDVFDGTIVSSVQCLTCDRVSVTLENFQDISLPIPGKEDLAKLHSATHQTSLVKAGSCGEAYAPQGWIAFVMEYIKSWFWGPVVTLQDCLAAFFARDELKGDNMYSCEKCKKLRNGVKFCKMQSLPEILCIHLKRFRHELMFSTKISTHVSFPLEGLDLQPFLAKDSSAQTTNYDLLSVICHHGTASSGHYIAYCRNDVNNLWYEFDDQSVTEVSESCVQNAEAYVLFYKKSNEDALKERRRVSGLFNMMEPSLLQFYISRQWLNKFKTFAEPGPISNDDFLCSHGGVPPNKATYIDDLVVMLPQNVWDHLYSRYGGGPAVNHLYVCHTCQIEIEKLEKRRKSELDMFVRLNKAFQEEESPVVIYCISMQWFREWEGFVKGKDNDPPGPIDNSKITVNKNGHLTLKQGADSGQISEETWNFLHSIYGGGPLVTVRPNISHQEAESSQSEEKIEMETRSV; this comes from the exons GAGACGAGGCACAACCTCACAGTGAACCTGACCACGCTTCGAGTGTGGTGCTACGCCTGCGGCAAGGAGGTTTTCCTGGAGCGTAAACTAGGTCCTCACTCTCCCCACGCCAACAGGAAACCCCTCACGTCTCCACAGAACGCTGGACAG GACAACAGCAGGGCCCCTGGGAGCCCAACCTCTCTGAGGGTGCCCCCTAATGGAGGCTGTGAAGACCTGGAcatggagacagaggaggaggacgagctGCGGGCCAGAG GCCTGACAGGACTGAAGAACATCGGCAACACCTGCTACATGAACGCTGCCCTCCAGGCCCTGTCCAACTG TCCGCCCTTGACACAGTTCTTTCTTGAATGTGGTGGCATGGTGAGGACGGATAAGAAGCCCGCACTCTGCAAAAGCTACCAGAAACTCGTGTCAGACCTTTGGCACAAGAACAG ACCCTCCTACGTGGTCCCGACCAACTTGTTCCAGGGGATCAAAGCCATAAACCCCATGTTCAGAGGATATTCTCAGCAG GACTCGCAGGAGTTTCTGCGCTGCTTGATGGATCAACTTCACGAGGAGCTGAAGGAGACGCTGCCCGAGCCCTATGACCAGTCCAATGGCATCACCGTGGACGACGGCCCCGAGGAGGACAATCACAGCCAATCAGACAACGACTTTCAGTCATGCGAGTCCTGCGGCAGCAGCGAGCGGGCTGATAATGAGGTGCAGGGCAGCAACGTGATGATGGAAGACACCAACGAGGCCGAGATGCTGATTCCTGAGCAGGACGAGATCCAAGCTAACAGGGAGTGGCAGAAAGAGAAGAACATGATTAACGACCTTTACCGCTCGGGAGTTAATGGCGTTATGGGTGGAAGCACTGGAGTGGACATAGACAAAGATGTTGACACCACCACTGAAGCCACGCCCATTATCAGCAGCCAGGGAGCCATCAAGGTTCAAAGCAGAACATCAG ATTCCTTCCCAGACATTCAAATGTCCAACACCACAAGACCACAGAGTCCAGTCCCAATGGAGGGACACATTCCCAAAATGTCCAGCAGCCCGCCCAAAGCTGCCTCAGGCTGGCCCGTCTTAAACCCTGCACACAAGAAAG CAGTGACCACGTTCTCCCCACCAAAGAGCAAACGTCAGAAGAAATACCGCAGTGTCATCTCAGATGTGTTCGATGGGACCATCGTCAGCTCCGTTCAGTGCCTCACCTGTGATCGG GTTTCTGTGACCCTGGAGAACTTCCAGGATATCTCGTTGCCCATCCCAGGAAAGGAAGACCTGGCCAAGCTCCACTCGGCCACCCACCAGACCTCCCTGGTGAAAGCCGGCTCCTGTGGCGAAGCTTATGCACCGCAGGGCTGGATCGCATTTGTCATGGAATACATCAAGAG CTGGTTCTGGGGTCCAGTGGTTACGCTACAAGATTGTCTCGCAGCTTTCTTTGCCAGAGATGAACTAAAGG gaGACAACATGTACAGCTGTGAAAAATGCAAGAA ATTACGAAATGGAGTCAAGTTTTGTAAAATGCAAAGTTTGCCAGAG ATTCTGTGCATCCACTTAAAGCGCTTCAGGCACGAATTGATGTTCTCCACCAAGATAAGCACCCACGTTTCTTTCCCGCTCGAGGGCTTGGACCTGCAGCCTTTCCTGGCCAAAGACAGCTCCGCCCAGACCACCAACTATGACCTGCTGTCAGTCATCTGTCACCACGGCACTGCCAGCA GTGGCCACTACATAGCGTACTGCAGGAATGACGTGAACAATCTGTGGTATGAATTTGATGACCAAAGTGTCACCGAGGTGTCTGAATCCTGCGTCCAGAATGCTGAGGCTTATGTGCTCTTTTACAA AAAGAGCAACGAGGATGCACTGAAAGAACGTAGGAGGGTGTCGGGTTTATTCAACATGATGGAGCCCAGCCTGCTGCAGTTCTACATCTCCCGCCAGTGGCTTAACAAGTTCAAGACCTTCGCTGAGCCGGGACCTATTTCCAACGACGACTTCCTGTGTTCGCATGGAG GCGTGCCCCCCAACAAAGCGACGTACATCGATGACCTGGTTGTGATGCTGCCGCAGAACGTGTGGGATCACCTTTACAGCAG GTACGGAGGAGGACCAGCTGTCAACCACCTGTATGTTTGCCACACGTGCCAGATTGAGATAGAAAAACTAGAGAAACGGCGCAAGTCAGAGCTGGACATGTTTGTCAGG CTGAACAAGGCGTTCCAGGAGGAGGAGTCTCCAGTGGTCATATACTGCATCAGCATGCAGTGGTTTCGTGAGTGGGAGGGCTTTGTCAAAGGAAAAGACAATG ATCCTCCAGGGCCCATTGATAATTCCAAGATTACTGTAAACAAGAATGGCCATTTAACACTCAAACAAG GAGCCGACTCGGGACAGATCTCTGAAGAGACGTGGAACTTCCTCCACTCCATCTACGGCGGCGGTCCACTCGTGACGGTTCGGCCGAACATCAGCCACCAGGAAGCAGAATCATCACAGTCGGAGGAGAAGATCGAGATGGAGACGCGCTCTGTGTAA